The Pyrenophora tritici-repentis strain M4 chromosome 3, whole genome shotgun sequence genome has a window encoding:
- a CDS encoding ester cyclase: MSSPILQDLARFIAFINTADPTLGAEVISESAIFHVPFGTSPLKGLDGYLQILGMMRAAFPDIQWTLQETICEGDKVVARFETKGTHDGSFMGVPPTGKAICMSAVNIYRFEEGKVVEERGLPDLFGVLVQIGAMGGGPPPVAG, encoded by the coding sequence ATGTCATCCCCCATCCTCCAAGACCTCGCCCGCTTCATCGCCTTCATAAACACAGCCGACCCAACTCTCGGCGCAGAAGTCATTTCCGAATCCGCAATCTTCCACGTCCCCTTCGGTACCTCACCCCTCAAAGGTCTTGACGGCTACCTCCAAATCCTGGGCATGATGCGCGCCGCCTTCCCCGACATTCAATGGACGTTACAAGAAACCATTTGCGAAGGCGACAAAGTGGTTGCGAGGTTTGAAACAAAGGGTACGCATGATGGTAGTTTTATGGGGGTGCCGCCGACAGGGAAAGCCATTTGTATGTCAGCGGTTAACATTTATCGGTTTGAGGAGGGGAAGGTTGTGGAGGAGAGGGGATTGCCGGATCTTTTTGGGGTGTTGGTGCAGATTGGGGCGATGGGTGGTGGGCCGCCGCCGGTGGCTGGGTAG
- a CDS encoding SFT1, Pre cleavage and polyadenylation specificity factor, whose product MSLYALTVKQPTATQDAISGDFLGTGKQQILTASGSRLAILEVSRRQKGFQELYSQDVFGIIRGIAKFRIAGGTKDHIVITTDSGRLVTYEYLPDEKTFKTVHFETFGKSGIRRVVPGEYLAADPKGRAIMIASTEKNKLVYILTRSGQTDIAISSPLEAHKPQTLVYCLIGLDVGYDNPMFATLEVDYSSSETDPTGEAYDEIKKELVYYELDLGLNHIVRKWSEPVDRTANTLFRVPGGPNAPSGVLCCGEDSITYRRIFNNKSNVHRLAIPRREGATEDPNRKRMIIAGTLYSLKGGDFFYLLQTEDGDVFKLTVDAPSGTVEKIKIKYFDTIPIVTSICILRAGFVYAACESGDRILYELESLGDETDDPVFESDQFPVDPDTSFAPPFFKPRALVNFTPVESMPSLNPIMGMEVANPALEDAPQVYTINGTSGRSSFRTTRNALEVLDLIESPLPQNASDVWTTKLTSGDEADTLIVLCLHSRTLVLKIGDDVEEASNTGFLPDTNTLGVQQFGEDCIIQIHPKGIRHIQGIQFPNDDADATHANLMDWHPPAHRTIVACATNNRQVAIALSSGQILYFECDSDGSLAMAEEEISLDSTINCLAMPDVPEGSVRAFFLAVGCSDQTVRIFNLSPDMDGNILRSISVQALTSPPSDLTINFMKDRSPRGESQFLHIGLRSGVYIRSVLDEMTGDIGDTRRRFLGPEPIKFAKVNDVAGSPGILAMTSRPWLGYTHPRTGVLQLTPLNYIPFKSAWNFDGSQFKGIICVSTNELRIFTFNDLTDNTTYENISLKYTPRKMVGYHEQGVFYVIQSDNNTISADRRQQLIAQGNTKEDSNVEQENDTNGGMELVETNGDAADGSTESEEFPAIDFGYPRAEGSWASCIQVVDPVTEKAVVHTVEINGNQSLVSAALVFFESRGNEAFLAVGLAKDLSFQPFKFSSASIQVYKISPDGREIELFNETAVSEPPLALLAFKGKLIAGVGRHLCLYDCGMKSLLRKAQAPNSVPTRIVDIKTQGSRLVVSDQAQSVTYFVHKDQVHPNRLIPFVDDSVARHTSASEMLDYDTTIGGDKFGNIWLVRCPKEISESSDESPDGSDLLVDKSYLGGTPNRLDLIAHYFTNDIPVSIQKANLISGGDKVIFWAGLQGTLGALIPFTSRRTHKLFQQLELTLRSEDKPLSGRDHLTYRSYYAPVKSVIDGDLIERYLVLSSDKRESIAGQMTGSEWTPSSIDEQIWGMRSLFAF is encoded by the exons ATGTCCCTCTACGCCTTGACGGTGAAACAGCCCACGGCGACTCAGGATGCCATCTCGGGTGATTTTCTGGGAACCGGCAAGCAGCAGATCCTCACAGCGAGTGGGTCGCGGTTGGCTATACTAGAGGTCTCGCGGAGGCAGAAAGGCTTCCAAGAGCTCTATTCTCAGGATGTATTTGGCATTATTCGCGGCATCGCCAAGTTCAGGATTGCCGGCGGTACCAAGG ACCACATTGTCATAACCACAGACTCCGGAAGACTGGTCACGTACGAGTACCTTCCAGATGAGAAAACCTTCAAGACGGTCCATTTTGAGACGTTCGGCAAGTCTGGAATACGTCGTGTCGTCCCGGGCGAGTATCTGGCAGCTGACCCGAAAGGGCGCGCTATCATGATTGCTTCGACGGAGAAGAACAAGCTCGTCTACATCCTTACTCGAAGTGGCCAGACGGACATTGCCATCTCCTCACCGCTTGAAGCACACAAGCCCCAGACACTCGTTTACTGTCTCATCggacttgatgttggctATGACAACCCAATGTTTGCTACACTGGAAGTCGATTACTCGAGTTCGGAAACCGACCCCACTGGCGAGGCGTACGACGAGATCAAGAAGGAGCTGGTATACTACGAGCTGGACCTTGGTCTCAATCACATTGTACGGAAATGGTCAGAGCCAGTTGATCGCACAGCCAATACCCTCTTCCGCGTTCCAGGAGGCCCCAACGCACCGAGTGGTGTATTGTGTTGTGGAGAAGACAGCATAACATACCGTCGCATCTTCAACAACAAGTCCAATGTCCACCGATTGGCGATTCCACGACGTGAGGGAGCCACCGAGGACCCAAATCGAAAGCGTATGATCATCGCTGGTACCCTATACTCTCTCAAGGGTGGTGACTTCTTCTACCTCTTGCAGACAGAGGACGGCGATGTCTTCAAGCTTACCGTCGATGCCCCTAGTGGTACAGTTGAGAAGATCAAGATCAAGTACTTTGATACCATACCTATTGTCACAAGTATCTGCATTCTCAGAGCAGGTTTCGTCTATGCCGCCTGCGAGTCGGGGGACCGCATCTTGTACGAGCTTGAATCTCTGGGTGACGAGACGGACGATCCGGTCTTTGAGAGTGACCAGTTCCCCGTGGACCCGGATACCTCTTTTGCGCCTCCATTCTTCAAGCCTCGAGCCTTGGTCAATTTCACACCAGTCGAGTCGATGCCCAGTCTCAACCCAATCATGGGTATGGAAGTTGCCAACCCCGCATTAGAGGACGCGCCACAGGTGTACACCATCAACGGCACCAGCGGTCGGAGCTCCTTCCGTACCACCAGAAATGCTCTGGAAGTTCTGGATCTCATCGAGTCGCCTCTGCCACAGAATGCTTCCGATGTGTGGACTACGAAGCTTACGAGTGGGGACGAGGCAGACACCTTAATTGTGCTCTGTCTTCATAGTCGAACACTCGTGTTGAAGATTGGCGATGATGTGGAGGAAGCCTCTAATACCGGCTTTCTCCCAGACACGAACACGCTTGGTGTGCAACAATTCGGCGAAGATTGTATCATCCAGATCCATCCCAAGGGCATTCGTCACATTCAGGGAATTCAATTTCCTAACGATGATGCTGACGCAACGCATGCCAATCTCATGGACTGGCACCCTCCAGCGCACCGAACCATCGTTGCCTGTGCTACGAATAACCGTCAAGTCGCAATTGCTCTCAGTTCTGGTCAAATTCTGTATTTTGAATGTGACTCCGATGGTTCGCTTGCCATGGCCGAGGAAGAAATTTCTCTGGATAGCACAATCAACTGTCTGGCAATGCCCGATGTTCCTGAAGGCAGTGTACGAGCTTTCTTCTTGGCAGTCGGATGCAGTGACCAGACTGTCAGGATATTCAATCTCAGTCCTGATATGGACGGTAACATTCTCCGGAGTATCTCTGTTCAGGCTCTTACATCACCGCCCAGCGACCTCACCATCAATTTCATGAAGGATAGGTCGCCGCGCGGCGAAAGCCAATTCCTTCACATCGGTCTGCGAAGTGGTGTGTACATTCGCTCAGTACTAGACGAGATGACCGGTGATATTGGCGACACTCGAAGACGTTTCCTAGGACCCGAGCCTATCAAGTTTGCAAAGGTGAACGACGTTGCAGGCTCGCCTGGTATCCTAGCAATGACTTCCAGGCCATGGCTAGGCTACACCCACCCTCGCACAGGAGTCCTACAGCTGACACCGCTGAACTACATTCCCTTCAAGTCTGCGTGGAACTTTGATGGTTCCCAATTCAAGGGGATCATTTGTGTGAGCACTAATGAGTTACG AATCTTCACCTTCAATGACCTCACGGACAATACGACTTATGAAAACATATCGCTCAAGTACACGCCAAGGAAGATGGTAGGCTACCACGAACAGGGTGTCTTCTACGTCATCCAGAGCGACAACAACACTATTAGTGCAGACAGACGCCAGCAGCTGATTGCGCAAGGCAACACAAAGGAGGACAGCAACGTTGAGCAAGAGAATGATACCAACGGCGGTATGGAACTTGTTGAGACCAACGGCGACGCGGCCGACGGAAGCACCGAAAGCGAGGAATTTCCTGCGATCGACTTTGGCTACCCTAGGGCTGAAGGCAGTTGGGCATCTTGTATCCAGGTAGTCGACCCTGTGACCGAGAAGGCTGTCGTTCACACAGTGGAGATCAATGGCAACCAGTCACTCGTCAGTGCTGCGCTGGTCTTCTTTGAGAGCCGTGGTAATGAGGCATTCCTGGCAGTCGGACTTGCCAAGGACCTGAGCTTTCAACCTTTCAAGTTCTCTAGTGCATCGATACAGGTGTACAAGATCAGCCCAGATGGACGCGAGATTGAGCTCTTCAATGAGACAGCAGTCAGCGAACCACCACTAGCGCTTCTTGCCTTCAAGGGTAAGCTTATTGCTGGTGTGGGTCGGCATCTGTGTCTCTATGACTGCGGTATGAAGTCATTGCTTCGAAAGGCTCAAGCACCAAACTCTGTTCCCACGCGCATTGTCGATATCAAAACCCAGGGCAGTCGACTTGTTGTTTCTGATCAGGCGCAATCTGTCACGTATTTTGTGCACAAGGACCAGGTTCACCCAAACCGTCTCATTCCCTTTGTCGACGATAGTGTCGCTCGGCATACAAGCGCGTCTGAGATGCTGGACTACGACACCACCATCGGCGGTGACAAGTTTGGTAACATTTGGCTAGTGCGCTGTCCCAAAGAGATTTCTGAATCCTCAGATGAATCGCCAGATGGTTCAGATCTTCTCGTAGACAAGAGCTACCTAGGCGGAACTCCAAACCGACTCGATCTGATTGCACACTACTTCACCAACGATATCCCTGTTTCCATACAGAAGGCCAACCTCATATCGGGTGGAGACAAGGTCATCTTCTGGGCTGGCTTACAGGGTACATTGGGAGCACTCATTCCCTTCACCTCTCGCCGAACCCATAAGCTTTTCCAGCAGCTAGAACTCACCCTCCGGTCAGAAGACAAGCCACTCTCTGGTCGCGATCATCTCACTTACCGCAGCTACTACGCCCCTGTCAAGAGCGTCATTGATGGTGACCTCATCGAACGCTACTTGGTGCTATCGAGTGATAAGAGGGAAAGCATTGCTGGTCAGATGACAGGTTCCGAGTGGACCCCCAGCAGCATTGACGAGCAGATCTGGGGCATGAGAAGTCTTTTCGCTTTCTAG
- a CDS encoding MIF domain containing protein: protein MPHSANHSTSTAAKMSRPSSTSTSSNAFPKQAGSALLSPEKVGEQLSPSPSQFSFASSPHSIQEAEAERNRPYNTAGHGLRPMTSTSRARAQFYEDQFSYKDGIVSSARERVTKDAPIVAELRTNVIINDEYTLVTDLSHHLSMRYQRPETSIMITVNHSACLLLGGSFEPTYILTINALPVQVQPTTNKRNASLIQTFMAESIGVSPDRGIIKFIPIPEESLAMNGMTILGDIERMERQTGEDSNHIKRAVTKSSRKSVVAKAKSSMQLSRGLSKADPVPRAVVAAEPIHDGPLDSGVAVNEQGMNEKPSDVKLTNKKSEPMLSLMGKKNASRPQSRATTAAHPPPPPIPASRPTTPAISKRKSFMSVFRR, encoded by the exons ATGCCCCACTCGGCCAACCATTCTACATCGACGGCAGCCAAGATGTCACGCCCATCGTCAACATCCACATCGAGCAATGCCTTTCCCAAACAAGCCGGCTCCGCTCTACTTTCACCCGAAAAAGTCGGAGAGCAACTGTCACCGTCACCCTCGCAATTCTCCTTTGCTTCTTCACCTCACTCAATCCAAGAAGCCGAGGCCGAACGAAACCGACCTTACAATACCGCCGGCCATGGACTGCGCCCCATGACATCGACGTCGCGGGCGCGGGCGCAGTTTTACGAGGACCAATTCTCCTACAAGGACGGCATCGTGTCGTCAGCACGCGAGCGCGTGACCAAGGACGCTCCCATCGTAGCCGAGCTGCGGACCAACGTTATC ATCAACGACGAATACACTCTAGTCACCGACCTCTCGCATCACCTCTCCATGCGCTATCAAAGACCCGAAACATCGATTATGATCACTGTCAATCACTCGGCCTGTCTGCTTCTCGGCGGATCCTTTGAGCCCACCTACATTCTCACCATCAACGCACTACCTGTGCAGGTGCAGCCCACGACCAATAAGCGCAATGCATCCCTCATCCAAACATTCATGGCTGAGTCAATCGGCGTCTCGCCTGACCGGGGCATCATCAAATTCATCCCCATCCCCGAAGAGAGTCTAGCCATGAACGGCATGACTATCCTAGGCGATATCGAGCGCATGGAGCGACAGACGGGCGAGGACTCGAATCACATCAAACGTGCCGTGACCAAGAGTTCACGCAAGTCTGTCGTCGCAAAAGCAAAGAGTAGCATGCAGCTCTCTCGTGGTCTGTCCAAAGCTGACCCGGTTCCAAGAGCAGTCGTCGCCGCTGAGCCTATTCATGATGGGCCACTTGATTCCGGAGTAGCCGTCAATGAGCAAGGCATGAATGAGAAGCCCAGCGACGTCAAGCTCACTAACAAAAAGTCCGAACCGATGCTTTCACTCATGGGCAAAAAGAACGCCTCGAGACCCCAATCGAGAGCAACTACAGCCGCACATCCTCCGCCGCCACCTATTCCTGCCTCCAGACCTACTACACCAGCAATTAGCAAGCGTAAGAGCTTCATGAGCGTCTTCCGTCGATGA
- a CDS encoding putative cenp-s complex centromere protein x protein, whose product MPPKNAPANGVRRKGPAFNPPRPVNATSQPTTATKRASTAARRANGAAKKTNATASKSGFRPVDDIIDLSDDDDDVAAEKDADDFDSDDLDSIMEDVAPTHSAPPPANSPLAEPVVPRPLLARLLLENFDDPNMQIQTGAMKLVGKYIDIFVTEAFLRSKDERESAAKETGSVDSFLQVEDLEKLAPQLVLDF is encoded by the coding sequence ATGCCTCCGAAGAATGCGCCTGCGAACGGCGTGCGCAGAAAGGGCCCGGCCTTTAACCCGCCGCGGCCTGTGAACGCGACTTCCCAGCCGACCACGGCCACAAAACGCGCCTCAACAGCTGCCCGACGCGCGAATGGCGCTGCGAAGAAGACCAATGCGACCGCGTCGAAAAGCGGCTTTCGGCCAGTAGATGACATAATTGACCTATcagacgacgacgacgacgtaGCTGCCGAGAAAGACGCAGACGATTTTGATAGCGACGACTTGGACTCCATCATGGAAGATGTTGCGCCCACTCATTCCGCTCCTCCACCAGCCAATTCTCCGCTCGCAGAACCCGTTGTTCCCCGTCCGCTTCTCGCCCGTCTCCTGCTCGAGAACTTTGACGATCCAAACATGCAGATCCAAACGGGCGCGATGAAGCTGGTGGGCAAATACATCGACATCTTCGTCACCGAGGCCTTTCTGAGGAGCAAGGACGAGAGGGAGTCTGCGGCCAAAGAAACTGGCAGTGTGGATAGTTTCTTGCAGGTCGAGGACTTGGAGAAACTGGCACCACAGCTTGTGCTAGACTTTTGA
- a CDS encoding FAP multi-domain protein, translated as MVGGSNGSLVFLPADIQAAAGDLVQFQFYPKNHSVVQSTFDNPCVPIQNIMPNKTDAFFSGFMPTNASAAASKNLLTYTIRVPDTKPIWFYCSQAKHCQGGMVGAINAAKTGNKTLAAFAALAAKAPATLSPGMASGGAAGSGGAAGGNTPTSPSAGGGAAAGGAGGAAGGAGGNGTSTASSGPAQATANVAAGGFNAQSFSGVFAALVAGFMVML; from the exons ATGGTTGGAGGTTCAAACGGTAGCTTGGTCTTCCTTCCCGCCGACATCCAAGCCGCAGCCGGCGACTTGGTCCAGTTCCAATTCTACCCCAAA AACCACTCCGTCGTACAATCAACGTTTGACAACCCTTGCGTACCCATTCAAAACATCATGCCCAACAAGACCGACGCCTTCTTTTCCGGTTTCATGCCCACAAACGCCTCGGCCGCTGCCTCAAAGAACCTCCTCACTTACACCATTCGCGTTCCCGACACAAAGCCCATCTGGTTTTACTGCTCGCAAGCCAAGCATTGCCAGGGAGGTATGGTTGGAGCTATCAACGC AGCCAAAACCGGAAACAAAACCCTCGCAGCCTTCGCCGCTCTCGCTGCTAAAGCCCCTGCTACTCTCTCTCCCGGTATGGCCTCTGGCGGCGCCGCTGGCTCTGGCGGTGCTGCCGGCGGAAACACGCCTACCTCGCCTTCTGCCGGTGGCGGCGCCGCGGCTGGTGGCGCTGGCGGTGCCGCTGGTGGCGCTGGTGGCAATGGCACGTCTACTGCTAGCTCTGGTCCTGCGCAAGCTACTGCTAACGTTGCTGCTGGTGGGTTCAACGCTCAGTCTTTCAGCGGCGTGTTTGCTGCGCTTGTGGCTGGGTTTATGGTCATGCTTTAG
- a CDS encoding DUF1421 domain containing protein: MTPKPKNIVIVGGSLGGILTGVALKRLRKDLNIRIFERNPTPLLQDQGAGVVAGQDVQKFFKTHDRSQTPLTVPSHQRLYLDKGGRVISRHDQEQRMTSWDLLYHLLRTNYDGTETSYAKVPVSEESEGKTSYEYGCTVTKVSVPKSSAELDFSDPVKLIVQHKSGETSTIEADLVIAADGPSSKMREEYFPHVKRTYAGYVAWRGTVSETAVSQTDVFIEKFTFFHTDGHQILAYTIPGKHGTTQPGERLLNWVWYVNYPEESPEHVELMTDNEGMRHHITLPPGGIKEDVRARQKETARQILPPQFAEIVNKTEVPFVQAITDVVAPAAVLDGGRVLLLGDALAGFRPHTAASTNQAALDAMKLAGAVERLLEGGGVEVLKEWEEEVMEYAEAMQKHGVEMGDRSQFGQHPMQR; encoded by the coding sequence ATGACCCCAAAACCCAAGAACATTGTTATTGTCGGAGGTTCACTAGGAGGAATCCTAACCGGAGTTGCATTAAAGCGGCTTCGGAAAGATCTCAACATCCGCATTTTCGAACGCAACCCAACGCCGCTTCTGCAGGACCAGGGCGCTGGTGTTGTCGCAGGGCAGGATGTGCAGAAGTTTTTCAAGACGCACGATCGAAGCCAAACACCATTGACGGTTCCAAGCCATCAACGACTATATCTTGACAAGGGTGGTAGAGTAATTAGCCGACATGATCAAGAGCAACGGATGACAAGTTGGGACCTGTTGTACCACCTTTTACGCACCAATTACGACGGCACAGAGACCTCTTATGCCAAAGTGCCCGTGTCGGAAGAGAGTGAGGGAAAAACATCATATGAGTACGGTTGTACAGTCACAAAAGTCTCAGTGCCAAAATCATCAGCAGAACTAGATTTCTCAGACCCTGTCAAACTCATCGTCCAGCACAAGTCCGGCGAGACATCGACCATCGAAGCCGACCTCGTCATCGCAGCCGACGGCCCAAGCTCCAAGATGCGCGAGGAATACTTCCCACATGTGAAGCGTACCTATGCCGGCTACGTCGCGTGGCGGGGCACAGTGTCTGAAACGGCGGTATCTCAAACCGACGTCTTCATCGAAAAGTTCACATTCTTCCACACAGACGGCCATCAAATCCTAGCATACACCATCCCCGGAAAACACGGAACCACCCAGCCTGGCGAAAGACTGCTGAACTGGGTGTGGTATGTAAACTACCCAGAAGAATCACCAGAGCATGTGGAGCTCATGACGGATAACGAGGGGATGAGACATCACATCACCCTACCACCCGGTGGTATCAAAGAAGATGTTCGGGCAAGACAGAAGGAAACGGCTAGACAGATACTTCCGCCACAGTTTGCGGAGATTGTTAATAAGACCGAGGTTCCTTTTGTACAGGCTATTACTGATGTTGTTGCGCCGGCTGCTGTGCTTGATGGGGGTAGGGTTTTGTTGCTCGGAGATGCGTTGGCGGGATTTAGACCGCATACTGCTGCTAGTACGAATCAGGCTGCGTTGGATGCTATGAAACTTGCTGGCGCTGTTGAAAGATTACTTGAAGGGGGTGGGGTGGAGGTGCTGAAAGAGTGGGAGGAGGAGGTTATGGAGTATGCGGAGGCGATGCAGAAACATGGTGTTGAGATGGGGGATCGTAGCCAGTTTGGTCAGCATCCGATGCAGAGGTAA
- a CDS encoding Atrophin-1 multi-domain protein, producing the protein MNNTSPQRPSVYDHYATLGLDIFASDETISAAIRSLRKKLNKAEHTLMNKTAKTQYDNTNWQRRRNEDAVQKAVKLAMRHVGCERQEEACETERTKGDVEEREEGQGEYSGLRDGETTGQSKGSQDEGLQVSEGLGGAGAPAYDTASADTTASITTFSNTTSPNTTSTNPPASNPFALLMSAFSAYADNKTSTNPPSTNTPSSNTPSANTPSTNPCPPSPFLPTSTSPPSPPSPPYYTPPSHPTPSHSPPSLTKKKELARNHAQRKYIRKRLEDVGGPNYKHEAEVVIDLKWENMVNPKGEECEICETNVVAKRYGLWVCPEGGLRLCRMCYLEMGRFDG; encoded by the exons ATGAACAATACATCACCCCAAAGACCATCGGTCTACGACCACTACGCCACTCTAGGCTTAGACATATTCGCCTCAGACGAAACTATATCAGCAGCCATCAGATCATTACGCAAAAAG CTTAACAAGGCGGAACACACACTCATGAATAAGACGGCAAAAACTCAGTACGACAATAC GAATTGGCAGAGACGACGGAATGAGGATGCGGTTCAGAAGGCGGTGAAGCTGGCGATGAGGCACGTGGGATGTGAGCGACAAGAGGAAGCTTGTGAGACGGAGAGGACGAAGGGGGATGTGGAGGAACGGGAAGAAGGGCAAGGAGAATATTCTGGGTTGCGGGATGGTGAGACGACGGGGCAATCGAAGGGATCCCAGGATGAGGGTCTGCAGGTTtctgaaggacttggtggagcCGGTGCGCCTGCATACGATACGGCTTCCGCTGACACGACGGCTTCCATTACGACGTTTTCCAACACGACATCTCCCAACACGACGTCTACCAACCCGCCTGCTTCCAACCCGTTCGCCCTCCTTATGTCTGCCTTCAGCGCGTATGCCGACAACAAGACTTCCACCAACCCGCCCTCCACCAACACCCCATCTTCCAACACACCTTCCGCCAACACGCCCTCCACCAACCCATGCCCTCCCTCTCCATTCCTCCCCACCAGCACCTCACCCCCCTCGCCCCCCTCGCCCCCCTACTACACCCCACCCTCTCACCCCACCCCCTCGCACTCGCCCCCATCACTCACCAAAAAGAAAGAACTAGCACGCAACCACGCCCAGCGTAAATACATCCGAAAACGACTCGAAGACGTCGGCGGACCGAACTACAAGCACGAAGCCGAAGTCGTCATCGACCTGAAGTGGGAGAATATGGTCAATCCCAAGGGCGAAGAGTGTGAGATTTGTGAGACGAATGTGGTTGCTAAGCGGTATGGGTTGTGGGTGTGTCCCGAGGGGGGGTTGAGGTTGTGTCGGATGTGTTATTTGGAGATGGGTAGGTTTGATGGTTAG
- a CDS encoding endoglucanase IV precursor — MLSLLLLVAPLVAAHGHVESVVVGGQKFQGWNAAFKYQSPIPATVGWQADNLDNGFVSPDAFGTSAIICHKQGKSNGASVPVKPGDTATFVWDTWPGTHVGPVQEYMADCGASCDTVDPASLKWTKISSAAWKSGSNPGVWATDDLIKNKFSWDVKIPNVAPGNYVIRHEIIALHAAGQTNGAQAYPQCVNFKVSGSGSTKLSGGVPATSFYKATDPGILFSLYSPFTSYPTPGPAVTKLSRKRHARDLEN, encoded by the exons ATGCtttccctcctcctcctAGTTGCGCCCCTCGTGGCAGCCCACGGCCACGTCGAAagcgtcgtcgtcggcggCCAAAAGTTCCAAGGCTGGAACGCAGCCTTCAAGTACCAAAGCCCCATCCCGGCCACCGTCGGCTGGCAAGCCGACAACCTCGACAACGGCTTCGTCTCGCCCGACGCCTTCGGCACATCCGCCATCATCTGCCACAAGCAAGGCAAGAGCAACGGTGCCTCGGTCCCCGTCAAGCCCGGCGACACAGCCACGTTCGTCTGGGACACCTGGCCAGGCACCCACGTCGGCCCCGTGCAAGAATACATGGCCGACTGCGGCGCCAGCTGCGACACGGTCGACCCGGCCAGCCTCAAGTGGACCAAGATTTCCTCCGCCGCCTGGAAGTCTGGCAGCAACCCTGGTGTCTGGGCTACCGACGACCTTATCAAGAATAAGTTCTCCTGGGACGTCAAGATTCCCAATGTTGCCCCTGGTAACTACGTCATCCGTCACGAGATTATTGCTCTGCATGCTGCTGGTCAGACAAACGGTGCGCAGGCGTACCCTCAGTGCGTGAACTTCAAGGTTTCCGGCTCGGGAAGTACTAAGCTGAGCGGTGGTGTTCCTGCTACTAGCTTCTACAAG GCTACCGACCCTGGTATTCTCTTCAGCCTCTACAGCCCTTTCACTAGCTACCCCACTCCCGGCCCGGCTGTTACCAAGCTCTCCAGGAAGAGACACGCCAGGGACCTTGAGAACTAG